The window tatagAGCCCGTCGCCAAGAATGAGAGCAATCGAAACAAAAACCTGCAGTAGAATCGAGTTATGAATAGGgttattaattaaatataaggtaaatttaaaaaaaaactcatgtggtttcacttttttttgcaaaaaaatgactgtggtttttttcttttcaaatacaggactctGGTTTATTcggttacactatttacggatttggtgaagatcccgtttatttgctgacgtgactgaagggcaaatatgagtttttaaaaatattagggtaaatttcaaaaaaatacccatatggtttcactttttttttgcagaaaaaggaccgtggtttttttcttttcaaatacaggattgtggtttattccgttacactatttacaGATTTAGTGAAGATGCCGTTTATTTTctgacgtggctgaagggcaaatatgggttttaaaaaaaatcggtCACTTACTCATTTTTCTATtggaaataatttaaatttgaaaaatcaTAAACTCTGTAATTTGAGCaatctaaataattaaattgattatTTACATGCATTAGGTTAATAGGTAGCCACTTACTTCTTATACATATATTTGCCCTTTAGCCATGTCAACAAATAAACGGCattttcaccaaatccgtaaatagtgtaacggaataaGCTACAGTTctatatttgaaaagaaaaaaaccacagttctttttctgcaaaaaaaagtgaaaccacaaggtttttttttgaaatttaccccagtttttttaaaaacccataTTTGCCCTttagccacgtcagcaaataaacggaatcttcaccaaatccgtaaatagtgtaacagaataaaccatttaaaaaaaaccacagtcctttttctTCATAAAAATggaaaccacatgagtttttttgaaatttacccaaaatatAATTAGTAGGATGAGAAATTTCAACGTACTCTAAGAGTAATATATTCAACCAGtcaaaatagttttacataccatttcatgaaaaatgattgatgtaatttttttacacataatattaattaattcgCTAAATATATTACTCTCggagtaatttaaaattttcgtgagtagaaaaccttgtaaCCGTTTAAACTCTTCATACTACTTTGTGGTAAAGTAGAAGGATACCAATCTCCTTTAAGACCACCTATCTGTGGCCACATTACTGCCCAAGAAACGAAAGCTCCAAGAAGCAAAGATAAATTCACAACATGAGAGCATATCATTCCTGCTCCCACATAAGTCATGCTAAAATCAAAGTAAAATCTGCACGGTTCAATttcatttaatcaataaaaaataagaaaaatatttaataataactatCAGCTTAAACTCTTAATTTACTTACGTATTTTTCCATGCTTTCAATCCGAAAGTCGGAAACTGAGCAAATCCACATACAGAATCTCCACCAGAATAGAACCATTGAAAGAAAGCCCAAATGAAGCTTACTGAGAAAAACTTCATGAATCCTTGAACTTGCTTCCTGTAACAATAAATTAAGgagataaatatttatttattttttcagtttAATTTCACACTCAAATTCCATTAATGATGTATTGAAATGTTAAGAAACCTGGCCATTTTGTCCCCTTTAGGAGTGTGGAAACCATTGATGAGAACTGCAGTAGCTGTCCCACTTGGATAACTTAATTTATAATCCATTACCATAATCTGTTAAACATATAACAaattcataaaaatcatatgtttatccgttttgttttgtttgaatGTTATTTTATGAAcattatgttttagaaattaCGTTTCTAAAACATATGTTTATATTGGTTTGTAAACATATCCGTTGTTTGAATGCTATTTTATGAAGATTATGTTTTATCCCTTAAATGGATTATGTACCTTTCTAAGAGGAACCAAAGCAAGCAGACCAACAAAACAGCTAACAAAGAGGAAACCAGTCATCCAACCAATCCCAGGTTCTTTGATGCTTCCAGGAGTATTCCCTTGTGTCTCAACCCCAGCTTGCTCGTATGTCTTCTTGTTCAATGCCAGCAGAAACGACCCGAAACCACCTGCAATTCGAAAAAAGATTGTAAAAGAAGGCCTAACTCACCCTTAAAAGTGAAACTTTTAATTAAGCTTCTTAATTAAGCAACATGAGATATTTAACATATGCGAGTAAAAACGAAAGGAACCTCCAACGGAAATGCTATAGCAGGCAACAGCACAAGTCTGAATAACAGTATTCTCTTGTCGAGTGAATGGTTTGGTGACAATTCCAGCTTTGTGGAGTATTTTAGTCCATGCTTTAACGAAAACAAAAGCAAGTAGAGCAGCAGAAACATTGAGATTAGGGACTAATCCTGTAGTGAGATTAAGTTTCATGACTATTACACTATAAATTATCCCAATTACTAAACTTGCTATTAGCCCTCTAATTGTAATCTGTGTAGTCCATGGACCAATTCTTTCTAATTCTACCTCTTGtatttcctcttcctcttccttctcAATTATCTCTTTCATGTCTTCCATTTCCCTTTGATTATTCATCCAATAATCTTAATTAAGGAGACACAAGCTTGATTAGCATTAAGCCATATATAATAGTGTTCATAGTTCCAATTAAAATAAACTCATATATAAGTTTTATAATGTACTAAAAAACAAGTACAAAAGAGAGAGTTTGCAGTACATAAAATGCAAAGACTTTCTTTCTACTAAGGTCTAATTAGAGATGGAATGTGTTTCAACCACTTGTCATGCCGTGAAATTTGGATCAGTTGACTTATCATCATCAGATCTACTCTACTGATATCTTTTGTACAATAATTTCATTGAGAGGCTAAAGCTATAATATAGATGTGAAAAGTAATAGTAACGGCACTAGTTAAAAAAGGAGAAGCTGAGAATCACCAAGCATTCTGGTTTTGGTCTGTGTTGCATAGACATTTTTTTTAGTAGCATTTCTTGCTGCGTATTCCTGTCATGTATATGTTCGTTTTTGTTTGAAAGcatatgttatgttttaaaaataacgTTTCTAGTATCGGTTTACGTATTTGTGTTCGCATCAGTTTCCGTCATCATCAATTCACTTAAAAAGCATATTACCTTTGTGGAGTAAACATGGACTCCTGGGTTATTTTCTTGGCAAAAAGTATCTTAGTTGCTTGATCTTCAATTCTTTTACACATTGAGctattgattttttatttggatatatttaattatttacttttagtCATCTTAAATTATTGCTATCCAAATTAGTTAGTTGCGATCAGTGGTGGATCCAAAAAAAATCGTGAGAGGCAACAtcggaaaaacaaaaaaacacaaGATAAGAAAGGAGAATGAGAagagagatttttttttgaagtagaGTCTTTATTTTGgacaaaatatttaaatccaaGAATAATGAGAATAATTAAGGAACTAAAGTGgataaataagataattaaAGTATTGTTTATAATAAGCTTGATACCGTAGGGTTTTCACAATTGCATATTACTTATTTTGCtagccctttttttttttttttttttgtatgtgtTCATTACAATTGtatttggggtaaattacacaataGTCAAGATTAACCAGTTATTTATAAGTATCTCAAattattaaacaaatttatttaaatgtcaaattTGGTGGTTATTTTTaaatctgtatttttttttctgcaACTGAttaactgaaaatttgacaaaaacaaaaataaagttacGATATTCTGATATATtaagatttaaaattatataatgataaaatacataaaaacgattttcataattgtaaataaaaattaaaactgattttatatgtaatttcctCTTGTATTTGGCTATATAAACCATTTGACGGATGAAGCAAAAAAATCAACATTGAAACACAATTGCTTTTTTTTGGTAGAGTTATAAAAGagtgagagaaaaagagagatgTGGAGTTGGAAGTTCAAGAAATACTATATTAAGGAGGTGTAAGGTTACAATCGGGATATTCCAACTGTCTCTTAAATTACTTTAAACCTTGAGTTTGGTTATACTtaaaagagttttttttttttttttttatatagggTACTTAAAAGAGTCTTAATTATTGTAttccttttattattattagtggAGTTATTTCGGTGTCTCTTGATTTTTTCCTTGTAAATGAGTTTTTACGTTGCGTGTCTATctatcaatttatttttaactTCCATGAATAAGGAAACTAACAAAAAGGGatcatttctttttcttcggTTCCAAAAATTTTCCAAAGGTGCCTTTACGCTTTTTTTTTCTGCCACATTTAGTTGGTTTACCCCATGGAGTTTGTGAAACTCTTCCATAGGACCCACTACTTTTGCTCCGACCCTCGAACTACTGGTCTTCTACCGAACCACCGACTCTGCCCAGCCTTCCTAAGCTTAAGAGTATTATGGCTAGCATTTGAAACTCTGCCAATTGTGGCCCGACATTTAGAATCAATCAATTTTTCAATGTCAGAAGGCAATTTCACCAAACAGTTCTTTGTGGCTCTTTCATGATCTTAGCACAAGTGTCAGCAGCTCGAACCAGCTTTCCACCTTTGTTAAAGAATAGAgactaaaattataatttatcgAGGACTAGAGGACTAGGTATGAAATTTGAAGGAATTGAGATTTGTTTTCCCGAAATAGCATAAAAAAACTCTCCACTCTCACATATTACACTATgcattcaaattcatttttttatttctttggcaCACTAAAAACATTACATAAAGTTTAATTTACAGGCAAATTACATCACCCCATTTCCACATATCacaaaaactaataataaccataattttgtaaaatttataTCCACAAATCAAAGTCCATTCTCCAActacttatttttttacttcTTTTAGGCTTATGGATAAAAACATTACTTGAAAGTCTAACTATGTCATGCCAACATTTATTTcttgtgtttttttatattatttttttatatataattttgtagtaaaattaagtttattattttaacatgccccattaaacttaatttttcgtgaCTCTCAATTGAGCTCTCAAGTGACTGAACATATCATATTTTAACGGTTTCATAAAAATATCTGCAATGTGATCTTGTGTCTTCACGTACTTCAGTGTCACCTCCTTTTGCTCAATGCACTCCCGAATAAAATGATATCTCGTGTCAATGTGTTTGCTCCGGTCATGAAACATTGGATTTTTTGCTAGTGCCAATGCAGATTTATTATCAACAAAAATTTCCGTTGGTTCACATTCTTCCATCTGAAATTCCTTTAAGAATCTTCGGAGCCATATTGCATGACAGATACATGATGTTGCAGCgacatattcagcttcacaagtAGATAACGTCACAATCGCCTGCTTCTTCGAAATCCACGTAAATGCAGTATCACCCAGGAAAAATACAAAAcagttgtactttttcggtcatccttgtcacctacccaatcactatcacagaatccaactaatttgaaatcatcagtttttgaataaagtaatcccaaattagttgtacctttcacgtaacggagaattctttttgctgcgttccaatgtgacaccgttggagcttccatgtatcgacttactaagccgaCTACATAAAGAATATCCGGTCTCGTACATGTCAAGTATTTGATACTTCCGACCAAGCTTCAGAATATCGTCGGGTTAactctgtctccaccttcatcttttATCAACTTGACTCCACATTCGACTGGCATGCTGACagaattacaattttccatcttgaacttctttaagatctcctttgcaaaactactttgagaaataaaaatcccatcgtcattctgcttcacttcaatgccaagataatatgacgTTAGACCAATGTtagtcatctcgaactcacgagccattgtcttcttgaactcctcaaacatcttaggattgttccctgtaaaaatgagatcatccacatacaaacaaacaagtaatgtATCTCCATTTTTTACTTTTGCATAcagggcatattcatgtgggcatttgacaaaaccattttcttgaaatatttgtcaatgtgactgttccaggctcgtggtgcttgcttgagaccataaagtgccttttttaattttagcactttattttcttgacctttcacaacatacccaggtggttgctggatataaattttctcttccagatatccgttgagaaatgtggatttcacgtccatttgatggattctccacctgtgttgagcagctacagaaattaccagtccgatactctccattctggaaacaggagcaaaaacttcattgtagtcaattccAGGTCATTGACTGAACCCTTTCAccaccaatcttgctttatgtcggactatttcaccgtttgcatctttctttgctttgaacacccatttaactccaatggaTTTTTGATCGACCGGAAGTGATGTCAGCtcccatattttatttttctcgattgaatgaatctcctcttccatggcttttctccatttttcatatttcattgcttcttctggatctgttggtttatcattaacaaaatgacaataaagagttaattcatcattgagatttcttgttacatcatagagatctttaataggtatgaatttttttggCTTTCCGGGCGGATATTCATCTGAACTATCTCCATCACTCGAGGACGAACTCGAActagatgagcttgctgatgtcGAACTGGTTGCTAGTGTTTTGGCTGCGACTGTGGTTGGTTCTTCCTAatcattgtcttcatccatgaaaggataaaaattgtagttgttttctttttcaccagtccagtcccaaactgcttcttcatcaatggtgacatctctactgatgaCGATTTTTTGCATCTGaggatcgaacattttgtaccctttggaatgttgtgaatagcccacaaacaagtatttcttgcttttatcatctagcttcttgcgttcttcatctggtacatggacatgagcaacactgccaaaaacacaCAAATGAGAAATATTGGGTTTTATTccgctccatgcttcttgtggagtttgatcccaaacactgagagttggcgatctgttcaataggtagacagcacagtctactgcttcggcccataactcattcggtaaatttttgctttttaacatgctcctcaccatgttTAGCAcagttctgttctttctttttactacgccattttgctgaggtgatctggggactgaaaggaaatgacaGATTCTATGTtcttcacaaaattgcttgaaagagatggatATGTATTCACCGCCTCTGTCTGATCTGAGTGCTTTAATAAAATGGCCACTTTCCTTCTCCACTGGggctttaaatttttaaatgtCTCAATGACTTCtgatttttccttcaaaaaatataCCCAggtttttctactataatcatcaatgaaaagtagaaaatatttatttttaccaagagactgtggagtgatcgatccacacacgtctgtgtgaactagctcaagtggcgcctttgctcttgacatggactcctttggaaaactggttctgaattgtttCCAACGAGATATCCTTCACACAGTTGATAAGGCTGGTCAATTTGAGGCAATAcgtttaccatctgcttctgtcCCAACAGTTTCAatcctccaaaattgagatgtcCGTACCGTAGATGCCAAAGCCAGGGGGgactttgcacacaagctttcaaacatttcGCCATGTCCATcttaattgtgaacattctgtttctcgccatgggtactcgtgcaatcaactcatttttctcattcaacaggaGTAGTTTCCGGTCCACCATGTgcacttcataatttttctctagtaactgtcccaaactcaaaatattgcttttcatgttaggaacataataaacattatcaataaactggtgagcgccatttttgagccgaataagaatggttcctttgcctgtaataggaaccttagaggaatatccaaatacaacattaccgcgaacggattcataaagctccacgaacatcttcttgtcataacacatatggttacttgccgCATTGTCAAGATGCCATGTATTATTTTCccgattttcttcaccttcataggtaagtaacactgtgccagttacttcctcatcttgaatattattggcagtctcctctacctcCTTAGGCGGACTCCAACATTCCACCGTATAGTGACCATACTTAGAGCAATTATAACATTGAATATTGGACTTGTCGcgtccttcattcggcctccagtttcctcttccttgaccgCGTCCTCGGCCTCGGCCTTTTCCTCTACCTCTAGTGAATTAAGTGCTTTTGTCATTGTTGTTGTTTCCgttttcatttctgccttgaTTTCTGCCACGTCCTCGCCCTCTACCAtctcctcctcgacctcttccgCGTCCTCTGTCGGACTAACTACCTTCACCATTTTTAAACACAGTCTTcgttgctaagacttgttctgcggaatcttctcttcgtttctcaaaccgctcctcGCGTGCTTGTAATGACCCTACAACTTCGTCAACTGACATTTCGCTGATGTCTCTagactcctccatagccaccactatgtaatcaaattttggtagtagtgatcgtagaattttttcaataattttggactcttcaattttttctccatactactgcatctgatttacgacagattttactcgAGATGAGTAATCACTGATGGCCTCtgtctctttcatcctcatcgtctcaaattctcctctcTGCGTCTGCAAATgaacttttttaactttctcctccccttgaagagaaacttGTAGGATTTCCCACGATTGTTTGGCGGTGGTAGCTTcggctactttctcgaacattaattcatccaaacctttatggatgagagtaagcgccttttgatcgcttttgcaatttttttgcggagtatctttttctgcctgTGACAACGTTGCCTCGTTGGCTCGAACTACGTAGCCTTTTTCGACAATAtcccagacatcttgacatccgagtaacgccttcattcgaatacaccaagttgaataattggttttggtgagctgaTGGTATTGctaaggaagtttgagaccgtctgaCATTTTTATACGGTCTGTTTGGCGGAAGATTGACTCTCGTAatgtggctctgataccactttgttaaAGAATAGAgactaaaattataatttatcaaGGACTAGAGGACTAGGTATGAAATTTGGAGGAATTGAGATCTGTTTTCCCGAAAtagcataaaataaaataaaaaactctCCACTCTCTCATATTACACTACTAGTTTTTGactcgtgcgatgcacggattcctcttaatatataaatattaacaaaaatataatttaataattataattaatgatataaaggtgctatataaattaaattttattattttattttcacatttaatttaaataatcttttttatagataaatataataatataattaaaattaatatattatattttatattatattttttatcagtaaaaaataatgaaatgacaccccagctccatcgttactgttttatattatatatagatatgcagagaattacagagattttagggattaatttaaatatgtagaacttttagatatagatatgcagagaattagaaagattttaaggattaatttaaattctgtagaactcttaaatatagtacggataaaataatctttttataaataaatataataatataactaaagttaatatattatattttatattatattttttatcagtaaaaaaggaggaagtgacatctcagctccatcgttactgttttatattatatatagatatgtagagaattagagagatttcagggattaatttagattctgtagaacttttagatatagatatgcagagaattagagagattctagggattaatttaaattctgtagaactcttagatatagtatataaattaaatattattattttattttcatatttaatttaaataatctttttatagataaatataataatataattaaaattaatatattatatattatattttttatcagtaaaaaataatgaagtgacacctaactccatcgttactgttttatattatatatagatatgcagagaattagagagattttagggattaatttaaattatgtagaacttttagatatagatgtgcagagaattagagagattttagggattaatttaaattatgtagaactcttagatatactacggataaaataatctttttataaataaatataataatataactaaagttaatatattatatttttatcagtaaaaaaaaaggaggaagtgacacctcagctccatcgttactgtcttatattatatatagatgcattcaaattcattttttatttcgttGGCACACTAAAAACAttacataaaatttaatttataggCATATTACATCACTCTATTTCCACATATCacaaaaactaataataaccacaattttgtaaaatttataTTCACAAATCAAAGTCCATTCTCCAACTACTTATTTTTTACTTCTTTTAGGCTtatgaacaaaaacattactTGAAAGTGTAACTATGGCATGCCAACATTTATTTCTtgtcttctttttttatattatttttttatatataattttataataaaattaagtttattattttaacaACCTTGACCTGGGTTAAGTTCAA of the Euphorbia lathyris chromosome 7, ddEupLath1.1, whole genome shotgun sequence genome contains:
- the LOC136200613 gene encoding metal-nicotianamine transporter YSL3-like isoform X2, which codes for MNNQREMEDMKEIIEKEEEEEIQEVELERIGPWTTQITIRGLIASLVIGIIYSVIVMKLNLTTGLVPNLNVSAALLAFVFVKAWTKILHKAGIVTKPFTRQENTVIQTCAVACYSISVGGGFGSFLLALNKKTYEQAGVETQGNTPGSIKEPGIGWMTGFLFVSCFVGLLALVPLRKIMVMDYKLSYPSGTATAVLINGFHTPKGDKMARKQVQGFMKFFSVSFIWAFFQWFYSGGDSVCGFAQFPTFGLKAWKNTFYFDFSMTYVGAGMICSHVVNLSLLLGAFVSWAVMWPQIGGLKGDWYPSTLPQSSMKSLNGYKVFVSIALILGDGLYNFFKILYFTARNIRGKHKTCKIPEEQKNEAPEDLRRNELFMRETIPIWVALIGYIAFSIISIIVIPLMFPQLKWYFVVVAYILAPALSFCNAYGAGLTDMNMAYNYGKVALFVLAAMSGTNEGVVAGLVGCGLMKSIVSISSDLMHDFKTGHLTLTSPRSMLVSQAIGTAIGCVVAPLTFFLFYKAFDVGNPDGQYKAPYAIIYRNMAILGVQGFSALPQHCLQLCYGFFGFAVMANLLRDLCPKQIAKWIPLPMAMAVPFLVGAYFAIDMCVGSLVVYIWHKLNSRKAGFMIPAVASGLICGDGLWILPSSILALFKIRPPICMNFLPNH